The following are encoded together in the Citrobacter arsenatis genome:
- a CDS encoding adhesion domain-containing protein: MVGRLRRDVGFRLVVILLWVISTLAAPASAALKSGTWQELNLSTDGVNGTVPMADGVTVPVYQGSVLLEPDKTHTVSFSAMPHDFSTDDTPGALNLVNPKDTEGDIFSVPPVRWQDSPPAITLIWADAATPDTPLSPQPVANQSFCMQNMAGKSYVIWPQLEGATNGTAPLLYLQTKTGTPFSNIVNVLENKIPVTISPAVGDPVTVMADSFNDTLKAARVKAGDSVMLTVTTHDCHGNAVGNTAFVMTRGDALNRQGVVNNSAPVHVGNTELTTTATEYRGVTDANGKATVVVTQANGPGVKTPLTIAPANAPSLQAHIDVIFTTLTSPDSASANMWGHMAESATADVEGETYTFSRPSLATETANKSGTVSANNESWAVFDWRGADSHCEILPDARQLMGLKIATGDLVTQLGWPVAGTNEYWSSSEGTLQQYHLGVNMLSRSVVDEPDSTTSLTSCVDKASPAITPELTLSLDNMDSASGAAKVRVGDSISMVIRVTDKATGQALPYRSFDLFIGDEQNRKGQNNAQATAQAAAYGWSDNPVLVGLQGSGTPNHYHAITGADGKLSVELTQDNGAGVLTPLRVVLSDGTTATANVIFTVVTSPDVAKARMWGHMQGVVEAGNIYKRPLLADEATSNTGSTIENHEDWATFNSVAAATAQCGSNQVPGQAILDALYAAHSANTMLTTFGWPTANYNYISADSDGSQTAHVNLVNGNDSFFSGTQPNYLTCSGNELVTRLEVALNGDENLKQATAKVGEKITMTIHSVNALNGLVVPNAAYTVTMAHGRNRSGLTTGFTDPTNGALTIDGEAYGPSQASMTYSGATDASGNATLTIEQPQGAGLLTILTLIPVNSLISTPLARSVKFTVPTSPDTPNAEMWGHMAETVTVDGLTFERPKLASEVTPTRTQLENNETWARVTHAVAAGSTAAGGCGVNRLPRADQLSALYNANSGGVMHSEQGWPVTNYYWSSTFSSATAWQTASLANGSITAQSDASVYTSCLTRDNASATSIVLEPVNHAQWSDTLKAAKVKKGEILQLKVTVKDADGNPLPDAPFVLSRGDGYTRQGTPHIAGSEDGIASAVVIDGESLNDTATKIGGLTGSDGSKVINVTRPETTGTKVAITAALYENASVSDTLETIFTVITSPDNDKAQMWGHMPETVTAASGEVFRRPQLIAEIGGGIDAGSSQENNEIWATADFDVVQHACGAGYAPTLADLQSLYSAWPGGAMNSQQGWPLDGKNYQNSTADLSRSTESRYVKSLNLRDNGITSQLWSEKLYFSCLKTAHPVATHLMLTSSAYKDSDGFAKAKVGETIPVVITTLDDDGKPVANTPVNLTRGDSVGRADQSINQTVAAAIQINHAETRNSGVAYYSATGDDGTLTLDISQDGGAGFKTPLRASLNDSTDAPQTLPVVFSVVTSPDTVKANYWGHMPETLTDSAGVVYKRPLLASEFSATPGKRVTLANGSYDQGETWGMVTSSYAWKGTNGGCGQALLPTLGNLQSLYQRYPSGQMRTANGWPVSNLSNAGASQYWWAGDYILNDSGTEPQYALVNLLLDGSVTATTSTSSYFMQTCLASARSLANKLTLTLAGQDEATGITKAKKGEEIAATVQVTDSLGQSVGNALVKITRGEALTRKGTAYTLNGADDITLSDIVPAEPATSILDSAEKSVFVRTDDSGRVTFNVSQLQTTGLKTVLTATLAENTALTDSKQAIFTVITSPDSDKATMWGHMPDTLTNSAGTQFKRPLLRSELSSTKGTTGYTLNNETWYTYSDNAFLKSSASPCDRMSNATLSDLTTLQSDYPQGALASEFGLPVTDSSPVWLAGNYAVSGNVLLNQNVNLFSGSVVKSTSSISGMQLCRVAPVALNIVLSSSKTLDTHKAGYVVPKGEKLPLTVSVTDDSGKPVAGVAFKFIRGTSYTRSSPSGEAIADVSSAATMTLVSTAPIATSMLMNANSSWYSMTGNNGQTDIELSQDASTGLRTEVYAQLADSGVNSTAVGAIFTVLTSPDVDGAFRWGHMPETVAGPNGVTYLRPKLQSELPSDVGFYNRNNEYWAYPTALQAQTAGATGCDPAYQPLLSDLQALYNKYPNGEMETAFGWPLSSGKSWWAVDLSSTGQYQNLNLSTGTTTTTTLLSSTAMQTCRADEHAPLPATITLSSSAFDTTTQVAKVKKGETIPLTVTIKDTNGAPAANAAFTISRGDGVSRSGVVLTADSYGGTDDLELDELTPVATTMALSTKTVVFSGVTGADGTATFNLRQDEAMGQKTTITAKLTAYPLPTSGLDVIFTVITSPDSDKAQYWGHMPETATNSAGTVFRRPLLAAEMASNSGTYVYKNEIWPQVTSGNTDIAGATACDKAYQPLRSDMETLFIDNLSVPGGIGTTYGWPTGSDKPWWEADKNSSGNYQFITLSTGGSGTTSSTTAKAGQVCLVEPRSTVSAIMLTSTAMDTSKNAAVAHAGDTIPLTVTVNDSLGKPVANAKFTLSRGDSTNRAGVVITDGDVEAEMGTDDMILREQTPANSTVDMPTAASVFTGTTGADGTATFTLAQNKSLGLETTLTATLVDNTQISASLKNIFNVLTSPDTDKAAFWGRMPDTVTTNGVTLQRPLLVAELPSGVKPPLHVVLNKEDWAMAHTSDALTWDLAAQCGSLQNAAATEDLRSLYRIFSTTGWPSTPSYSYLSKTKGSRYYCAVNESNGTDNCNIDAAKTSGFASCVQ; encoded by the coding sequence ATGGTTGGTCGTTTGCGTAGAGATGTAGGGTTCCGCCTGGTGGTGATTCTGCTATGGGTCATTAGCACGCTGGCGGCCCCGGCCAGTGCGGCGTTGAAAAGCGGTACCTGGCAGGAGTTGAATCTCTCGACGGATGGCGTAAACGGTACTGTGCCGATGGCCGATGGGGTCACCGTCCCCGTCTATCAGGGCAGCGTTTTGCTGGAGCCTGATAAGACGCATACCGTAAGCTTCAGCGCGATGCCGCATGATTTTAGCACTGACGATACGCCTGGCGCGCTGAATCTTGTCAATCCTAAAGATACGGAAGGGGATATTTTTTCCGTACCGCCCGTACGCTGGCAGGATTCTCCTCCGGCTATTACGCTCATATGGGCCGATGCCGCGACGCCCGATACACCGCTCAGCCCGCAGCCCGTCGCCAATCAATCCTTCTGCATGCAAAACATGGCCGGCAAAAGCTATGTGATTTGGCCGCAACTCGAAGGCGCAACCAACGGTACTGCACCACTGCTCTATCTGCAAACCAAGACGGGCACGCCCTTTAGTAACATCGTTAACGTACTGGAGAACAAAATCCCGGTTACGATTTCCCCTGCGGTGGGTGATCCGGTCACGGTGATGGCGGATAGCTTTAACGATACGCTTAAAGCGGCGAGGGTGAAGGCGGGGGATAGCGTGATGCTCACCGTAACCACGCATGACTGTCATGGCAATGCGGTCGGGAATACGGCATTTGTAATGACTCGCGGCGATGCCCTGAATCGTCAAGGCGTGGTGAACAATAGCGCACCAGTCCACGTAGGCAATACCGAGCTGACGACGACGGCGACAGAGTATCGCGGCGTTACGGATGCCAACGGTAAAGCCACGGTCGTGGTGACTCAAGCCAACGGTCCTGGCGTGAAAACCCCGCTGACGATTGCGCCAGCCAATGCGCCCAGCCTACAGGCGCACATTGATGTTATTTTCACCACTCTGACGAGCCCGGACAGCGCCAGTGCCAACATGTGGGGGCATATGGCGGAGAGTGCCACGGCAGATGTTGAAGGGGAAACCTATACCTTTAGCCGTCCGAGCCTGGCGACGGAAACCGCCAACAAAAGTGGTACGGTGAGTGCCAACAATGAGAGTTGGGCTGTGTTTGACTGGCGTGGCGCGGATAGCCACTGCGAAATTCTGCCAGATGCCCGCCAGTTAATGGGGCTGAAAATCGCCACCGGCGATCTGGTTACCCAGCTTGGTTGGCCGGTTGCAGGTACCAATGAATATTGGTCTTCTTCCGAAGGTACGCTCCAACAGTACCATCTCGGTGTGAATATGCTAAGCCGCAGCGTCGTGGATGAGCCGGATAGCACGACGTCGTTGACCAGTTGTGTAGATAAAGCCTCCCCAGCGATAACGCCGGAGCTGACGTTGTCACTCGACAACATGGATAGCGCGTCGGGCGCCGCCAAAGTTCGCGTTGGCGACAGCATCAGTATGGTTATTCGCGTGACCGATAAAGCGACCGGGCAGGCGCTGCCTTATCGCTCCTTCGATCTCTTTATTGGCGATGAACAGAACCGAAAAGGGCAAAATAACGCGCAGGCCACGGCGCAGGCAGCCGCTTACGGTTGGTCGGATAATCCGGTGCTGGTGGGCCTTCAAGGCTCTGGTACCCCGAATCATTATCACGCCATTACCGGGGCTGACGGAAAACTGTCTGTAGAGCTTACCCAGGATAACGGTGCTGGTGTGTTAACTCCGCTGCGTGTGGTGCTAAGCGATGGCACAACGGCGACAGCGAACGTTATCTTCACTGTGGTGACCAGCCCCGACGTTGCGAAAGCGCGCATGTGGGGCCATATGCAGGGCGTAGTCGAAGCGGGGAATATTTATAAGCGTCCGCTGTTGGCCGATGAAGCCACGTCGAACACCGGGTCGACTATTGAGAACCATGAAGACTGGGCCACCTTCAATTCGGTTGCTGCTGCGACCGCGCAATGTGGTTCGAATCAGGTGCCGGGGCAAGCAATCCTTGATGCCCTGTACGCGGCACACTCCGCGAACACCATGCTAACCACCTTCGGCTGGCCGACAGCAAACTATAACTATATCTCTGCCGATTCTGACGGCAGTCAGACTGCCCACGTTAACCTGGTTAACGGCAATGATTCCTTCTTTAGCGGTACGCAACCGAACTACCTGACCTGCTCTGGCAATGAACTCGTCACGCGGTTAGAGGTAGCATTAAACGGCGACGAAAACCTCAAGCAGGCGACGGCAAAAGTCGGTGAAAAAATCACCATGACAATCCACTCTGTCAATGCGCTGAATGGGCTGGTCGTACCCAATGCGGCCTATACCGTCACCATGGCACACGGCAGGAATCGTAGCGGCCTGACGACGGGCTTCACTGACCCCACGAACGGTGCGCTGACGATAGACGGAGAAGCGTATGGCCCCTCACAGGCATCGATGACCTATTCAGGCGCGACCGACGCCAGTGGCAATGCCACTCTGACTATCGAGCAGCCGCAAGGGGCGGGGCTTTTGACCATACTGACCCTCATTCCCGTTAACTCGCTCATTTCTACACCCCTCGCGCGCAGCGTGAAGTTTACGGTGCCAACCAGCCCGGATACCCCGAATGCCGAAATGTGGGGGCATATGGCGGAAACGGTGACCGTAGATGGTTTAACCTTTGAACGGCCTAAGCTGGCGAGCGAAGTTACCCCAACACGCACGCAGCTTGAGAATAATGAAACGTGGGCGCGGGTGACGCACGCCGTTGCGGCGGGGAGTACCGCTGCCGGAGGTTGCGGGGTAAATCGCTTACCGCGAGCCGATCAGCTTAGCGCCTTGTATAACGCTAACAGCGGCGGTGTGATGCACAGTGAGCAGGGATGGCCGGTCACGAATTATTACTGGTCATCGACATTTAGCAGCGCCACTGCCTGGCAAACGGCTTCGCTTGCCAACGGTAGCATCACCGCGCAGAGCGATGCGTCGGTGTATACCAGTTGTCTAACCCGTGATAATGCCTCGGCAACGTCGATCGTCCTTGAGCCAGTCAACCACGCACAGTGGAGCGACACGCTTAAGGCCGCTAAAGTCAAAAAAGGCGAAATCCTGCAATTGAAGGTGACCGTTAAAGATGCCGACGGCAATCCGCTGCCAGACGCGCCTTTCGTGCTCAGCCGTGGCGATGGCTACACGCGACAGGGCACACCGCATATAGCCGGTAGCGAAGATGGTATTGCTTCCGCGGTGGTGATTGACGGTGAGTCATTAAATGATACCGCCACTAAAATTGGAGGCCTGACCGGCAGTGATGGCAGCAAAGTTATCAATGTGACCCGCCCGGAAACCACCGGCACCAAGGTCGCCATTACCGCTGCGCTGTACGAAAACGCCAGCGTTAGCGATACGCTGGAGACCATTTTTACCGTCATCACTAGCCCGGATAACGATAAGGCGCAGATGTGGGGACACATGCCGGAAACGGTTACCGCTGCCAGTGGTGAAGTCTTTAGACGTCCGCAGCTTATTGCCGAAATCGGTGGCGGTATTGATGCCGGTAGCAGCCAGGAGAACAATGAAATCTGGGCGACGGCAGATTTCGACGTTGTTCAGCACGCCTGTGGCGCAGGCTATGCGCCGACGCTTGCCGATTTACAATCGCTCTATTCAGCCTGGCCTGGCGGTGCGATGAATTCGCAGCAGGGATGGCCGCTTGACGGCAAAAATTACCAGAACAGCACCGCCGATCTCAGTCGCTCAACGGAAAGCCGCTACGTGAAGTCCCTTAACTTGCGTGACAACGGCATCACGTCGCAGCTATGGAGTGAAAAGCTCTATTTTAGCTGTTTGAAAACGGCTCATCCGGTTGCGACACATCTCATGTTGACATCGTCAGCCTATAAAGACAGCGATGGGTTTGCCAAAGCCAAAGTTGGGGAAACGATCCCTGTGGTGATCACAACGCTTGACGATGACGGCAAACCAGTCGCCAATACGCCTGTTAATTTGACGCGCGGCGACAGCGTCGGTCGTGCCGATCAGAGTATCAACCAGACGGTTGCCGCCGCGATCCAAATTAATCATGCAGAGACCCGTAACAGCGGCGTGGCTTATTACAGCGCAACTGGGGATGATGGCACTTTGACTCTGGATATCTCACAAGATGGAGGGGCGGGCTTCAAAACGCCACTACGGGCATCATTAAATGATTCAACGGACGCCCCTCAAACGCTGCCGGTAGTTTTTAGCGTGGTAACCAGTCCGGATACCGTCAAAGCCAACTATTGGGGACACATGCCTGAGACGCTTACCGACAGCGCAGGAGTGGTGTATAAACGTCCGCTTCTTGCAAGTGAGTTCAGCGCCACGCCGGGCAAGAGGGTCACTCTCGCGAATGGGAGTTATGACCAGGGCGAGACCTGGGGAATGGTGACGTCAAGTTATGCCTGGAAAGGCACAAATGGTGGCTGTGGTCAGGCGTTGCTGCCTACGCTAGGCAATCTTCAAAGCCTCTATCAACGTTACCCTTCTGGTCAAATGCGCACGGCAAACGGTTGGCCGGTAAGCAACCTGAGCAACGCCGGTGCCAGCCAGTACTGGTGGGCCGGTGATTATATCCTCAATGATAGCGGCACCGAGCCGCAATATGCGCTCGTCAATCTACTTCTCGATGGAAGCGTTACGGCGACAACGAGCACATCCTCCTATTTTATGCAGACGTGCCTGGCATCTGCGCGGTCATTGGCCAACAAACTGACGCTGACTTTGGCGGGCCAGGATGAAGCCACCGGCATAACAAAAGCTAAAAAAGGTGAAGAGATTGCGGCCACTGTTCAGGTGACGGATAGCCTGGGGCAGTCTGTAGGCAATGCGCTGGTGAAAATCACTCGCGGTGAGGCGCTGACTCGTAAAGGAACAGCCTATACCCTGAATGGCGCAGATGACATAACGTTAAGTGATATTGTTCCGGCAGAGCCAGCCACATCAATACTCGACTCTGCCGAAAAGTCTGTCTTTGTGCGCACTGATGACTCGGGTAGGGTGACGTTTAACGTCTCTCAGCTACAGACCACCGGCTTGAAAACGGTGCTGACAGCTACGCTTGCGGAAAACACTGCGCTGACGGATTCAAAACAGGCCATCTTTACTGTTATCACCAGTCCTGACAGCGACAAGGCGACGATGTGGGGCCATATGCCTGACACCTTAACCAACAGCGCTGGCACCCAGTTCAAAAGGCCTCTACTGCGTAGCGAACTGTCCTCAACGAAGGGCACCACCGGCTATACGCTGAATAATGAAACCTGGTATACCTATAGCGATAACGCGTTCTTAAAGAGCAGCGCCAGCCCGTGTGACAGGATGTCGAATGCAACATTAAGCGATCTTACGACATTGCAGTCTGATTATCCTCAAGGTGCGCTGGCCAGTGAGTTTGGTCTTCCGGTCACCGATTCATCACCGGTGTGGCTGGCTGGCAATTATGCGGTTTCGGGCAACGTGTTGCTCAATCAAAACGTGAATCTCTTTTCGGGCAGTGTGGTAAAGAGCACGTCGAGCATCTCCGGTATGCAACTCTGCCGCGTAGCGCCGGTTGCGCTCAATATTGTGCTCTCATCCAGCAAAACCTTGGACACGCACAAAGCGGGATATGTTGTGCCAAAAGGTGAAAAACTGCCCTTAACGGTCAGTGTGACCGATGACTCCGGAAAACCCGTGGCGGGCGTCGCCTTTAAATTTATTCGCGGCACTTCTTACACCCGCTCCAGTCCATCCGGTGAGGCGATTGCCGATGTCTCATCAGCGGCAACGATGACGCTTGTATCCACTGCGCCGATAGCGACGTCGATGTTAATGAATGCGAACTCGTCCTGGTACAGCATGACGGGGAACAATGGTCAAACGGACATCGAATTGAGTCAGGACGCATCAACGGGGCTGAGAACGGAAGTCTACGCGCAGCTTGCTGATTCCGGTGTCAACTCCACTGCCGTGGGCGCGATCTTTACGGTTCTCACCAGCCCGGATGTGGACGGCGCGTTCCGTTGGGGGCATATGCCGGAAACGGTCGCGGGGCCGAATGGAGTGACCTATCTGCGGCCGAAATTGCAATCGGAACTTCCTTCTGACGTGGGTTTCTATAATCGTAATAACGAATATTGGGCATACCCAACAGCGCTGCAGGCGCAAACTGCCGGGGCAACAGGTTGTGATCCGGCGTACCAGCCACTGCTCAGTGACTTACAGGCGCTATACAATAAGTATCCAAACGGTGAGATGGAAACCGCGTTCGGCTGGCCATTGTCGTCAGGCAAAAGTTGGTGGGCGGTCGATTTATCCAGTACCGGGCAATACCAGAATCTCAATTTGAGTACGGGAACAACGACGACGACGACCTTATTGTCCTCAACGGCGATGCAAACCTGTCGGGCGGATGAGCATGCGCCGCTGCCTGCCACCATTACGCTGAGCTCCAGTGCGTTTGATACAACGACTCAGGTCGCGAAGGTGAAAAAGGGAGAGACCATCCCGCTGACCGTGACGATAAAAGATACTAACGGCGCACCGGCTGCCAATGCCGCGTTTACCATTTCTCGTGGTGATGGCGTTTCGCGCAGTGGAGTGGTTTTGACTGCCGATAGTTACGGCGGAACGGACGATCTCGAACTGGATGAACTCACGCCAGTGGCTACAACCATGGCACTAAGCACCAAAACGGTCGTCTTTAGCGGTGTTACCGGGGCTGACGGGACGGCCACGTTCAATCTGCGTCAGGATGAAGCGATGGGGCAGAAAACCACGATTACGGCCAAGCTTACGGCCTATCCGTTGCCGACTTCTGGGCTGGATGTGATCTTTACCGTCATTACCAGCCCAGATAGTGACAAAGCGCAATACTGGGGACATATGCCTGAAACGGCGACCAACAGCGCGGGCACGGTTTTCCGGCGACCGCTGCTTGCTGCAGAAATGGCCTCGAATAGTGGCACCTATGTGTACAAAAATGAAATTTGGCCGCAAGTCACTTCAGGAAATACGGATATTGCGGGGGCGACAGCGTGTGATAAAGCCTATCAACCGTTACGTAGCGATATGGAAACGCTGTTTATAGATAACCTAAGCGTCCCTGGAGGCATCGGTACCACTTACGGTTGGCCTACGGGCTCTGATAAGCCGTGGTGGGAAGCAGACAAAAATAGCAGCGGTAATTACCAGTTTATTACGCTAAGTACAGGCGGTAGCGGCACAACCAGTTCAACCACGGCGAAAGCGGGGCAGGTTTGTCTTGTGGAACCGCGGAGCACGGTTTCGGCAATCATGTTGACTTCGACGGCGATGGATACCAGTAAGAATGCTGCCGTGGCGCACGCGGGCGATACCATTCCACTGACCGTTACGGTGAACGACTCCCTCGGCAAGCCTGTGGCTAATGCTAAATTTACGCTCTCGCGTGGCGATTCCACCAACCGCGCCGGGGTGGTGATAACCGATGGTGACGTTGAGGCTGAAATGGGCACTGACGATATGATACTTCGTGAACAGACCCCAGCGAATTCAACGGTAGATATGCCTACCGCGGCCAGTGTCTTTACTGGTACGACGGGCGCGGATGGAACGGCAACTTTTACGCTGGCGCAAAATAAGAGTTTGGGTCTTGAAACAACATTGACGGCTACTCTGGTCGATAACACGCAGATCAGCGCGTCATTGAAGAATATCTTTAACGTGCTCACCAGCCCGGATACGGATAAAGCCGCATTTTGGGGGCGCATGCCAGATACTGTAACAACTAACGGCGTGACCTTGCAGCGCCCGCTATTGGTGGCTGAATTGCCGTCTGGCGTGAAGCCGCCCCTGCACGTTGTACTAAATAAAGAAGACTGGGCGATGGCGCATACCAGCGATGCGCTTACCTGGGATCTGGCCGCCCAGTGCGGCAGTTTACAAAATGCGGCAGCTACTGAAGATTTGCGTTCACTGTATCGGATATTCAGCACCACGGGGTGGCCGTCAACCCCAAGCTACTCCTATCTTTCCAAAACTAAAGGGAGCCGCTATTACTGTGCGGTGAATGAGTCGAACGGAACGGATAATTGCAATATTGATGCAGCGAAAACCAGTGGCTTCGCGTCCTGCGTGCAGTAG
- the xseA gene encoding exodeoxyribonuclease VII large subunit: MLSSQTTSIFTVSRLNQTVRLLLEQEMGQVWISGEISNFTQPSSGHWYFTLKDDTAQVRCAMFRNSNRRVTFRPQHGQQVLVRANITLYEPRGDYQIIVESMQPAGEGLLQQKYEQLKAKLQAEGLFDQQYKQPLPSPAHCVGVITSKTGAALHDILHVLKRRDPSLPVIIYPTAVQGDDAPGQIVRAIELANARGDCDVLIVGRGGGSLEDLWSFNDERVARAIFASRIPVVSAVGHETDVTIADFIADLRAPTPSAAAEIVSRNQQELLRQIQSAQQRLGMAMDYYLANRNRRFTQIFHRLQQQHPQLRLARQQTVLQRLRQRMNFALENKIKQANQRQLRVSQRLNQQNPQSRIYRAQTRIQQLEYRLAENIRARLSEQRERFGNAVTHLEAVSPLATLARGYSVSTATNGKVLKEVKQVKTGDLITTRLEDGWVESEVTTVTPQKKTRTRKKAL; encoded by the coding sequence ATGTTATCCTCTCAGACCACCTCAATTTTCACCGTAAGCCGCCTGAATCAGACGGTTCGTTTGCTGCTTGAGCAGGAAATGGGACAGGTGTGGATCAGCGGTGAAATCTCGAATTTCACTCAGCCGTCCTCCGGTCACTGGTATTTCACGCTCAAAGATGACACCGCTCAGGTACGCTGTGCGATGTTTCGTAACAGCAACCGCCGGGTAACGTTTCGTCCGCAGCATGGGCAGCAGGTGTTGGTACGCGCCAATATTACGTTGTACGAACCGCGCGGCGACTACCAGATAATTGTTGAGAGCATGCAGCCTGCTGGCGAAGGTTTGCTGCAGCAAAAATATGAGCAACTTAAGGCTAAACTGCAGGCTGAAGGACTGTTCGATCAGCAATACAAGCAACCTCTACCTTCACCGGCCCACTGCGTCGGGGTGATTACCTCGAAAACCGGGGCTGCGCTGCACGATATTCTCCATGTGTTGAAACGTCGAGATCCATCCCTGCCTGTGATTATCTACCCAACCGCTGTCCAGGGCGACGATGCGCCGGGGCAGATCGTTCGCGCCATTGAACTGGCAAACGCACGGGGCGATTGCGATGTGCTGATCGTCGGGCGCGGCGGCGGTTCGCTGGAAGATTTGTGGAGCTTTAACGACGAACGCGTGGCACGGGCGATTTTTGCCAGCCGTATTCCGGTGGTTAGCGCCGTTGGCCACGAAACCGACGTCACTATTGCCGATTTTATTGCAGATTTACGGGCGCCTACGCCATCAGCTGCGGCAGAAATTGTCAGCCGTAATCAGCAGGAGTTGCTGCGTCAGATCCAGTCCGCCCAGCAACGTCTGGGTATGGCGATGGATTACTATCTTGCCAACCGCAACCGTCGTTTCACGCAGATATTCCATCGTCTGCAACAGCAGCATCCGCAACTGCGTCTGGCCCGTCAGCAGACCGTGTTGCAACGACTGCGTCAGCGAATGAACTTTGCACTTGAGAATAAAATTAAACAGGCAAATCAGCGCCAACTGCGCGTAAGTCAACGCCTGAACCAACAAAACCCTCAGTCGCGCATTTATCGTGCGCAGACCCGTATTCAGCAACTGGAATATCGCTTGGCGGAGAATATCCGCGCACGTTTAAGCGAACAGCGCGAACGCTTTGGCAATGCGGTCACCCACCTGGAAGCCGTTAGCCCATTAGCAACGCTCGCACGCGGCTACAGCGTTTCAACCGCCACCAACGGCAAGGTTTTGAAAGAGGTCAAACAGGTTAAAACCGGCGACCTCATCACTACGCGACTCGAAGATGGCTGGGTTGAGAGCGAGGTCACAACCGTAACCCCGCAGAAAAAGACCCGCACACGTAAAAAAGCCCTGTAG
- a CDS encoding SinI family autotransporter-associated protein — protein MALKMKQRLTQVALALVVAGYCSVPAMAAGNLKSGQWQLVTDTTGSIQGTVPWITRSSDKAAETDKNHVTVSIDRGTRTIGGSDGDKQFHIGDKVSVDWAIGDTEGDLDTNNTATKGTVVWVRSKNQDGSDAAEISGTTGQTSYSITADDADYYIGIKITPTTTTGDPNMADVLLLNDLSTNAGGGADDDDIPEGPVVDDNVSVVIYESGSTTNLLGTATKLKTNTTYKVLLWKDKNGNGTYEAGEDVTSEYNYRWKFTGTSKQLGAAGGIVSTTYNNRDLVIPLTNLEAKSAFDNGDSGGVTLGNDGVQGYGLSIDYQRK, from the coding sequence ATGGCGTTAAAAATGAAACAGCGGCTAACTCAGGTCGCACTGGCACTGGTAGTGGCAGGTTACTGCTCTGTACCCGCAATGGCGGCTGGCAATTTGAAAAGCGGTCAATGGCAGCTAGTGACGGATACCACAGGCTCCATTCAAGGTACCGTGCCGTGGATCACGCGCAGCAGTGATAAGGCCGCTGAAACCGATAAAAACCACGTGACGGTGAGTATCGATCGCGGCACGCGTACCATCGGCGGCTCCGACGGCGATAAACAGTTCCATATTGGTGACAAGGTGAGCGTGGATTGGGCTATCGGAGATACCGAAGGCGATCTGGATACCAATAACACCGCCACCAAAGGGACGGTCGTGTGGGTGCGTTCTAAGAATCAGGATGGTTCTGATGCCGCTGAGATTAGCGGTACCACGGGACAAACCAGCTATAGCATTACGGCCGACGATGCCGATTATTATATCGGTATTAAAATCACACCGACCACGACCACCGGTGATCCGAATATGGCTGATGTCCTGCTGCTCAACGACCTTTCCACCAATGCGGGTGGGGGGGCTGACGATGATGATATTCCGGAAGGTCCGGTAGTCGACGATAACGTGTCTGTCGTGATTTACGAGTCGGGATCGACGACCAACCTGCTGGGCACGGCAACCAAACTCAAAACCAACACCACTTATAAAGTGCTGTTGTGGAAAGATAAAAACGGTAACGGAACCTACGAAGCCGGTGAAGATGTTACCAGCGAATACAACTATCGCTGGAAGTTTACCGGTACCAGCAAACAGCTTGGTGCGGCGGGCGGTATTGTCAGCACGACCTACAACAACCGCGATCTGGTTATTCCTCTTACCAACCTCGAGGCGAAGAGCGCCTTCGACAATGGCGACAGCGGCGGGGTTACCCTTGGCAACGATGGTGTCCAGGGTTACGGGCTGTCTATCGATTATCAACGCAAGTAA